The Anopheles moucheti chromosome 3, idAnoMoucSN_F20_07, whole genome shotgun sequence genome contains the following window.
CGTGGATCGGAGCACGGCGAAGAACGCAAATGTGGTACAAGAAACGACCAATCAAAACAATTCCGCACACCTACGTATTGAGGAAGTAACAAACTCCACTCGGGTAGACGGTGTTCTAGATCTTCGTATTAAGAATGCTCAAACAGTTCCTGAAACAATAACGCATTACACCACTCGAACTATAGTCCCAAATCGACCACTTGTCAGCAAAACATCAGATTGTGGCATACAGACGAACCTGTATTGCAGACGGCGAAATGTCGCTGTACAGCATCGTCCGGTCGCTTCGTTCGAATTTACCGATCGTAATTTAATCGTTCTAGCGCAGCAGTGCGAAGCCGACCCGAGCATGCTGGAACGGAAGCTTAGACGAATTGCCAAAACGTCCTCAGAAGCAATATGGCGCGAGCGCGATCTTTCCGCCGTATTTACCACGGCAGATCCGTACTATGCgaatttgaaacatttcttgTAACTGCATCAAAATTTTTCAAAGTAAATTATCGTGTCACCTTTATTCGGGAGTGTACGGTATGAACTAGaagaaaacgaactttggggGGAAAGAATTTGAAAGAATCCATCTCTATCTAGCTTCCCATTTCAATACGTCCCAAAAACCGAATTTAAATATTGCCACTCGCCTTTTAACGCGGTTTGATTTAGTCTTAACATTATCCCGCGTTTTTCAGttagtttttcctttcattagCTACGCCAACTCTTCATAACTATAAATCTTTCAATACCGTTACTTTGACCCTTTCACTGTCTAATCATGTTAACAATTCGTGTCTTCTCTCTATAAAACTTCCTGTCCCTCACACATACGCACGACATCTAATAATGCccttgtttgttattttttgtttagcaACAAACATTACTTAGGAAGCATTTTCCTACATTTTTACCCTTTCCAGACTGTTACATATCCACGTTCTTATGCCCTGGGGCCTAAAAGGTTTATGGATatagaaattaaatacatttaaattcACTACGGTATCCCCTCATTGCAAACGGCCACTACCGATGACAAAACAACCGGAGCACAAAGATGAGTGGGAAGagtttgaaattaaatatCCAACCGTTCGCCTTTCTCTCTAATATATTGTTGTTGATCACAGTGTCCTTGCGGGTGGCtgcaaaatcaaacgaaaataTGGAAAATGTCATAAAGTAAAGTATCATTTACTTTGCTGTTTCGTCTTGTTTGATTGCTTACATGAACAAACACCATTTTCGGCATCCACCTATGCACAAGCGAGGCCAGCTCCGCCTTGCGCTGGCTTTCCATACCGTCCGTTGCTATCACATCGTCTCCGGATattactgctgctgcagtaGTTACTGGGTCTGTCGGGACTTTAGCCGGGCCTGTTTGCGACCCGGGCATACTTACCCCGCCGGGTGTTGGCGTTGCTGTTTGAAACGTTTGATATTCTAGCTGTAGTTCGGGCAACGGTTGCCATCCGGCTTTCAGTGGACAAATATTAAACAGCAGATCGTACGTGGAGTACGCAAATATCGACACgtttaactaaaaaaaacaaacagttatAGTACAAAGAACATCAGTGTTATATGAGTCATTTGGTACGCTGAGACTTTAtgtcccacacacacacacacgaacctGTCGATGACCGGCAAACATGAAACTGTCGGAACTGTTCAGTATTGCTTGCAGATGAAGAATTCTACGCGTGGGATTACGCAGCGTGATGCGTAACGTCATCGGTAACCCTACGTACATTCGCTGCTCGATGTAGCAGTACAGATTTAGCGGTGGATCGATGActtctgcaaaacaaaaacaatcgaaattaGTAACTAAACTCTCAATTAAACTACAGTACCGTACAGtgctaataataaattaaGGAAACATATTTCACTAGGAAAAAGTGTAGTGCATAacgaatcttttgagaagagtcattcaaatgaatatttagttaggaatcattcaaaacagaagtcgactctcaaaagattcgtGAATCCTCAGAATGATGGCGGATTATTTTTTGACAAACGATGACAGATGGAGCGGAAGGATCCCTTACCTATTCCATTGATGATAAATTTCGACTCGTTCACTACGGTTGGCGTTCGTGACCGACACCACCGTACGCAGTACATCCCGAAGATTGGCCACGACATGTTGCCGGCCGCACTAGTCACAGTCGTTCCCGCTTCGGGACGATTGTAGTGCGCATTGATGAATCCATTCCGGTCGTTGTTCGTAAGCTGCACACAATCGAGCGCCCGATTGTAGATGGTTTTCGTCACATTCTTTGCGACCAGATCATCGCCGCCTGGTTTCGACGCGTTGGTTGCGGACGCCTCGTTTAGTGGCAGTGGTTTAACCTTGAAATCTTCTACACTCCCGGTGGATATGGTCATACTGGTGGTGACGTTGTTGGTAATGTTACCTCCCTTTGCTGAAGGTGACAGCGCACCGTCACCGTCCGTCGTTGTGGCCATCGTAGTAGTTGTGGTAGTATCAGCCAAGGCAGCATGTGAAGGATGATGGGTTAGTGATAAGTTCATCTGATTGGTTAGCTGTGCACTAGTGCTACCGATTATTGTTGCATTCGTCGGCAGTTTCGAGAGAAGGTTCTTGTTGTACTGCTCGTCTACCGGCCGGTTGGATGCCGTCAAGGCTGCTGTCCCACCGCCGGAGTCTGGCGATCGCGAACGATTAAACACGAGCTGAGTGTCGTTCGATAGATAATCTCCACGCGATACCCAATCACGAGTACAATTTGTTGCACTAAGTAGCTTCAGTTCCTCGAACCGACTTGCCGGTCTTAAGCCACTCCCGCAGATGGGATCACCACCATGGTACGATTTCTCCACTATGTTATGATCCTACAAAGTAAACGAACAAGGGCAGAATTAATTTGAGTGTAATTTAAGCGCAGGATGGCCAATAAATCGCTTTCCACAACTACTTACACTGATAAATTGTGTTTCGAGTATATCGATCGGGTCGGGAGATTTAATCTCTACGTTGATGCGTAGCAAAAAATCTTCGTTCCGGTACGCCTGCCCGAGTGCGTCCCGGCTCAGCGTATAGAACCGACCGGTAAGTTTGATCTCCTCCACACACGGTACCACCACCGTATCTTCCTTGATCTTCCGCACCACCTGTTCGTCCTCGTGCAGGAACTCAATCTTTACGTTATGATTGTTCACATACTTTTGCAAATTTTTCTCATTTGCCAGCAACTTTGCTAGGTCCTCCTTTTCGCTGTTCGGAGTGGAAGGTGAATCGACCGTCCCACTCCCACCGTTCAGTGTGTTTCCTACTCCTCCTCCTCCCGTACTGCCGCCACCGCCTAACGCTTCCGCTTTGCTTTGGTGTAAATTTTCCATCTGATAGTACATTTTCTGCTTCAGCTCTATGTTGCCCGCCACCAGGCTGGCGAGGTAGTACGAAACGGTCGTCGATGATTGCATCTGCAGCTCACCAATATCGATCTGCACGTGGGAATGAATCTTCTGCAGCGGATGGTTTAGATCGGTTGTCAAAAATACTggggaaataaaagaaatcaaTCAGTAGGCTGTGCGAAGCCGGTGCTGTTGCTGGTAGTTACCATTGTTTCGTAGCATCTGTGGTACACTGATGCTCACACCGACGTTCTGCAGGCAAAGATCCGACTGGTTGAATATTTTCGTCGTTACCTGATGGAATTCGTTCGTCAGCATCGGTTGGTtagttggtttggtttgagaACCCAGATGGAAGCTAAAATAAAAGGAGAAAACATTATCAATAAGTAACTATTTTGCTACATCAGAAAGTGTCACTCATTTGGACAACTTACGTTGGAATGATATAGCACGAACTTATGACACCGATACTTTCCATGCAATCCTTGTGAGGATTGTACGATTTAAACGGTTTGCTCGTATTTAGCTTCTCTCGCACCGACAGCA
Protein-coding sequences here:
- the LOC128300620 gene encoding trafficking protein particle complex subunit 11 isoform X1, encoding MSLDASVLPSELLTTAAPLVGLSGLDVQRNAVHKTIWDAFNNAKKPDSESIQYKLLPPNYEFPVSKPKHQSYEWYTPKGILKRNWMLKHLHVLPAVVVLFQDLEWNDPKWTEKQLQCAATIQVLKNSLQGRNTRIAIALLQRGNYLQQGEDMLASERAAQLTSNCDINAKMLFVLPHNDHLMGHIFRLQSAFLELAQSYYTQMMKQIRLHRDQLTDAHTVLKIRHQFKLGFISELKLDQSNALRHYRQTYTFLDDVRIVDTNCLELKTIAGFVNYKMCKLFFRLNAPKDSISQFKNHIQKYRQRTGFKELLFEHYAWLSVQYGAFAELFCDAVKNGLAPLQTQHPGIYFHKAAEYIGMRKEAFLQCTALGTAGASELGTVSNSALYSDFFGIRGSVKTGEPVSEQQIICLVQENEKSYNHSGEIISLLGKAMAQFKVYRCLRFRKKLAIDMAEEYLKSGDHSKALTLYSLMLTDYRVDKWYTIFTQVLLKTLHSAYLSASVPDFVACSIEALSPRIAMEKQDRILILENLWKVFHRVSPVSSSLIAPELTNSWQTALTSFHTPIKLDLDRLNDLVECRLTFEKRQIKNDEKLQLLLYIRSLTEVPLKLKNFSILLTDLKSSSVRINATQYTEYADPAEQIDGTKAIEEFILEPEKCYRILFVGDRYLFAESVDVHIFRLELQMGSENTHAVLSVREKLNTSKPFKSYNPHKDCMESIGVISSCYIIPTFHLGSQTKPTNQPMLTNEFHQVTTKIFNQSDLCLQNVGVSISVPQMLRNNVFLTTDLNHPLQKIHSHVQIDIGELQMQSSTTVSYYLASLVAGNIELKQKMYYQMENLHQSKAEALGGGGSTGGGGVGNTLNGGSGTVDSPSTPNSEKEDLAKLLANEKNLQKYVNNHNVKIEFLHEDEQVVRKIKEDTVVVPCVEEIKLTGRFYTLSRDALGQAYRNEDFLLRINVEIKSPDPIDILETQFISDHNIVEKSYHGGDPICGSGLRPASRFEELKLLSATNCTRDWVSRGDYLSNDTQLVFNRSRSPDSGGGTAALTASNRPVDEQYNKNLLSKLPTNATIIGSTSAQLTNQMNLSLTHHPSHAALADTTTTTTMATTTDGDGALSPSAKGGNITNNVTTSMTISTGSVEDFKVKPLPLNEASATNASKPGGDDLVAKNVTKTIYNRALDCVQLTNNDRNGFINAHYNRPEAGTTVTSAAGNMSWPIFGMYCVRWCRSRTPTVVNESKFIINGIEVIDPPLNLYCYIEQRMYVGLPMTLRITLRNPTRRILHLQAILNSSDSFMFAGHRQLNVSIFAYSTYDLLFNICPLKAGWQPLPELQLEYQTFQTATPTPGGVSMPGSQTGPAKVPTDPVTTAAAVISGDDVIATDGMESQRKAELASLVHRWMPKMVFVHPPARTL